The uncultured Bacteroides sp. genome has a segment encoding these proteins:
- a CDS encoding tetratricopeptide repeat protein gives MAEQDKKEQKLNVEDALSLSEAYLIKNRKGIIGGIVAVIIIIAAFFAYKYLYLAPREEKAEIAIFKGEEYFGQDAYEVALNGDNASYKGFIKVANEFSGTKTANLAKAYAGICYAQLGKYNEAQKFLSDFDGDDQMVSPAILGALGNCYAQLNQLDKAVTTLQDAAKKADNNTLSPIYLLQAGLIMEQQGKYPDAIVAYTTIKDKYFNSYQAMDIDKYIERATALKK, from the coding sequence ATGGCAGAACAAGACAAAAAAGAACAGAAATTAAACGTGGAAGACGCACTCAGCCTCTCTGAAGCGTACTTAATTAAAAACAGAAAAGGCATTATCGGAGGTATCGTTGCGGTTATTATTATTATTGCTGCTTTCTTTGCCTACAAGTATCTTTATTTAGCTCCTCGTGAAGAAAAAGCAGAGATTGCTATATTTAAAGGAGAAGAGTATTTTGGACAAGATGCTTATGAGGTAGCACTTAATGGTGACAATGCTAGTTACAAAGGATTTATCAAAGTTGCTAACGAATTCAGCGGAACAAAAACTGCAAATCTGGCTAAGGCTTATGCTGGTATCTGCTATGCACAATTAGGAAAATATAATGAAGCACAAAAGTTTTTAAGCGATTTTGACGGTGACGATCAAATGGTTTCTCCTGCAATCCTTGGAGCTTTAGGTAACTGCTATGCACAGTTAAACCAATTAGACAAAGCTGTTACAACTTTACAGGATGCTGCTAAAAAAGCAGATAACAATACTTTGAGCCCAATTTATTTATTGCAGGCTGGTTTAATTATGGAACAACAAGGTAAATATCCAGATGCTATTGTAGCCTATACTACTATTAAAGACAAGTATTTCAACTCTTATCAGGCTATGGATATTGATAAGTATATTGAAAGAGCTACAGCTTTAAAGAAATAA
- a CDS encoding sigma-54 dependent transcriptional regulator, with product MTRSEIQQVKQRFGIIGNTETLNRAIDIAIQVAPTDLSVLITGESGVGKESFPQIIHQYSRRKHGQYIAVNCGAIPEGTIDSELFGHEKGAFTGAIGERKGYFGEADCGTIFLDEVGELPLPTQARLLRVLENGEFIKVGSSKVQKTDVRIVAATNVNLHEAISSGKFREDLYYRLNTVPVQIPPLRERPEDIVLLFRKFASDFAEKYRMPAIQLTEDAKRVLASYPWPGNVRQLKNITEQISIIETNRDITPAILQTYLPQQKGERLPMLFDSKQHKTFESEREILYQVLFDMRQDVTELKKLVHDIMTDKAQPVVTPTVVNNVPTINIPSSNVTSPHSIQPEDDIQDTEEYVEESLSLDDLEKEMIRKALDKHHGKRKNAAKDLNISERTLYRKIKEYGLDN from the coding sequence ATGACTAGATCTGAGATTCAACAAGTAAAGCAACGATTCGGCATTATCGGAAATACGGAAACACTGAACAGAGCAATTGATATTGCTATACAAGTGGCTCCAACCGACTTATCCGTATTGATCACTGGAGAAAGTGGTGTTGGTAAGGAAAGTTTTCCTCAAATTATACATCAGTATAGCCGACGCAAACACGGGCAATATATTGCCGTAAACTGTGGAGCTATTCCTGAAGGAACCATTGATTCTGAACTTTTTGGACACGAAAAAGGTGCATTTACAGGAGCTATTGGCGAGCGTAAAGGTTATTTTGGAGAAGCAGACTGTGGAACTATTTTTCTTGATGAAGTTGGAGAATTGCCTCTCCCTACTCAGGCACGCTTATTACGAGTATTGGAAAACGGTGAGTTTATTAAAGTAGGCTCATCAAAAGTGCAAAAGACAGACGTACGTATTGTAGCAGCAACAAATGTAAATCTGCACGAAGCTATCTCATCTGGAAAATTCCGTGAAGATCTTTATTATCGATTAAATACTGTTCCAGTACAAATACCTCCTTTACGTGAACGTCCTGAAGATATTGTTCTTTTATTCCGTAAATTTGCTTCTGACTTTGCTGAAAAATACAGGATGCCTGCTATCCAGTTAACTGAAGACGCAAAAAGAGTCTTGGCATCATATCCATGGCCGGGCAATGTCCGCCAATTGAAAAATATAACAGAACAAATATCTATTATTGAAACAAACCGCGATATAACTCCGGCTATTCTACAAACATATCTGCCCCAGCAAAAAGGAGAAAGATTGCCAATGCTTTTTGATTCCAAGCAACACAAGACTTTTGAAAGCGAGCGGGAGATACTTTATCAGGTATTATTTGATATGAGACAAGATGTTACAGAATTAAAAAAACTGGTACACGATATTATGACCGATAAGGCACAACCTGTTGTTACTCCAACAGTAGTTAACAATGTGCCAACTATTAATATCCCCTCATCTAACGTAACTTCACCGCACTCTATTCAACCAGAAGACGATATTCAGGACACAGAAGAATACGTAGAGGAATCTCTTTCTTTAGATGATCTTGAAAAAGAGATGATAAGAAAAGCACTCGACAAACATCACGGAAAACGTAAAAATGCAGCCAAAGATTTAAATATCTCTGAGCGTACACTATACAGAAAAATAAAAGAATATGGATTGGATAACTAA
- the rlmN gene encoding 23S rRNA (adenine(2503)-C(2))-methyltransferase RlmN — MSKQPLLGMTLNELQDIARNLGMPKFTAKQIAAWIYEKKVSSIDEMTNISLKQREKLNAEYEIGISAPIEAMRSIDGTIKYLFRTPENNYIEAVYIPDDERATLCVSSQVGCKMNCKFCMTGKQGFSRNLTANQIINQIYSIPESEKLTNIVMMGMGEPLDNLDEVLKALDVMTSDYGYKWSAKRITVSSVGIRKGLRRFLEESNCHLAISIHSPLPIQRAELMPAERAFSITDIVDLLRNYDFSKQRRLSFEYIVFKGVNDSLIYAKELVKLLRGLDCRVNLIRFHAIPNVDLDGADIDTMVKFRDYLTTHGLFTTIRASRGEDIFAACGMLSTAKEQEKNGEKL, encoded by the coding sequence ATGAGCAAACAACCACTCTTAGGAATGACACTCAATGAGCTTCAGGACATAGCCCGTAATCTGGGAATGCCTAAGTTCACTGCCAAACAAATTGCAGCCTGGATATACGAAAAGAAAGTAAGCTCAATTGACGAAATGACAAACATTTCGTTAAAACAACGTGAGAAATTGAATGCAGAATATGAGATTGGCATCAGTGCTCCTATCGAAGCTATGCGTTCAATAGACGGAACAATAAAATACCTTTTCCGCACTCCGGAAAATAACTACATTGAAGCAGTATATATTCCTGATGATGAAAGGGCCACTCTTTGCGTTTCTTCCCAAGTGGGCTGCAAAATGAATTGCAAGTTTTGCATGACAGGTAAACAAGGATTTTCTAGAAATCTAACGGCCAATCAGATTATCAATCAGATTTACTCTATTCCTGAAAGCGAAAAGTTAACCAATATCGTTATGATGGGAATGGGAGAACCTTTGGATAATTTAGATGAAGTTCTGAAAGCACTAGATGTGATGACTTCTGATTATGGTTACAAATGGAGCGCTAAACGAATAACAGTATCATCTGTAGGAATAAGAAAAGGACTAAGACGATTTCTGGAAGAAAGCAATTGTCATTTAGCCATCAGCATTCACTCGCCTCTTCCCATTCAGCGCGCTGAACTAATGCCGGCAGAAAGGGCTTTCTCAATTACAGACATAGTAGATTTGCTTCGCAACTATGATTTCAGCAAGCAACGTAGGTTATCCTTTGAATATATTGTTTTTAAAGGGGTAAATGACTCACTTATCTATGCAAAAGAACTTGTAAAACTATTAAGAGGATTAGATTGCCGGGTAAACCTGATACGCTTTCACGCCATTCCTAATGTTGATTTGGATGGCGCAGACATTGATACCATGGTAAAGTTCCGCGATTACTTGACTACTCATGGACTTTTCACCACAATACGCGCATCCCGTGGAGAAGATATTTTTGCAGCATGCGGAATGTTATCCACAGCCAAAGAGCAAGAGAAAAATGGTGAAAAACTTTAA
- a CDS encoding inositol-3-phosphate synthase, with product MENVNVKPATGKLGVLCVGLGAVTSTFMVGTLMARKGLTQPVGSLTQLATMRVGKGKDQQYKKINEVVPLSNLNDIVFGAWDIFADNAYESAIHAEVLKERDINPVKDELEAIKPMSAVFDQNFVKRLHGTHVKQEASRWDAAEQLRADIRNFKAANNCERVVVIWAASTEVYLPLCDEHMSLAALEKAMKEDNKEKIAPSMCYAYAAIAEGCPFIMGAPNLCVDTPAMWEFSKKMNAPIAGKDFKTGQTMMKTVLAPMLKTRMLGLRGWFSTNILGNRDGEVLDDPASFKTKEVSKLSVIETILDGEEHPELYSDIFHKVRINYYPPRNDDKEGWDNIDLFGWMGYPMQIKVDFLCKDSILAAPLLLDLVLFSDLAKRAGRSGIQDWLSFYLKSPMHDFENKPVHDLFQQFAILKNNLREMGGYEVDGAVD from the coding sequence ATGGAAAATGTAAATGTAAAACCAGCAACAGGGAAACTAGGGGTATTATGTGTAGGTTTAGGAGCAGTTACTTCCACCTTTATGGTAGGAACACTAATGGCTCGTAAAGGGTTGACTCAACCTGTAGGTTCACTTACACAATTAGCGACCATGCGTGTAGGTAAAGGAAAAGATCAGCAATATAAAAAAATCAATGAAGTAGTTCCTTTAAGCAACTTAAACGATATCGTGTTTGGTGCATGGGATATTTTTGCTGATAATGCTTATGAATCAGCTATTCACGCTGAGGTATTAAAAGAAAGAGATATTAACCCGGTAAAGGATGAATTGGAAGCAATCAAACCAATGTCTGCGGTTTTTGATCAAAATTTCGTTAAACGTTTACATGGTACACACGTAAAACAAGAAGCTTCGCGCTGGGACGCAGCAGAACAACTACGTGCTGACATCCGTAACTTTAAAGCTGCGAACAATTGCGAACGCGTTGTTGTAATCTGGGCTGCAAGTACAGAAGTATATCTTCCATTGTGTGATGAACACATGAGTCTTGCTGCTTTAGAGAAAGCAATGAAAGAAGATAATAAAGAAAAAATTGCTCCAAGTATGTGCTATGCATATGCCGCTATTGCAGAAGGATGCCCATTCATCATGGGTGCACCTAACTTATGCGTTGATACTCCTGCAATGTGGGAATTCTCAAAGAAAATGAATGCACCTATCGCTGGTAAGGACTTCAAAACAGGACAAACAATGATGAAAACTGTTCTTGCTCCAATGTTGAAGACTCGTATGTTAGGACTACGCGGATGGTTCTCTACAAACATATTAGGAAACAGAGACGGTGAAGTATTGGATGATCCAGCTTCTTTCAAGACTAAAGAAGTTAGTAAGCTTTCTGTTATTGAAACAATCCTTGATGGCGAAGAACATCCTGAACTTTACAGTGATATCTTCCACAAAGTACGTATTAACTACTATCCTCCTCGCAACGACGACAAAGAAGGATGGGACAACATTGACCTCTTCGGTTGGATGGGTTACCCAATGCAGATTAAAGTGGATTTCTTATGCAAAGACTCAATTCTTGCTGCTCCACTTTTGCTTGACTTAGTTCTTTTCTCTGATCTTGCTAAACGTGCAGGACGCAGCGGAATTCAAGACTGGTTGTCATTCTACTTAAAGAGCCCAATGCACGATTTCGAGAATAAGCCAGTTCACGATTTGTTCCAACAATTTGCAATTTTGAAGAACAATCTTCGCGAAATGGGTGGATACGAAGTTGACGGAGCTGTAGATTAA
- a CDS encoding CDP-alcohol phosphatidyltransferase family protein, translated as MEKENRKKNLEASLKSLDTEEFIDIHFYRPIGYRWALFFNKLDITPNSVTIASIFLGVAAGVLFYYNDITMTLCGMFMLIWANSYDSADGQLARLTGQKSELGRLLDGTSGDFWFITIYASICLRLYPEGWGIWIWILAAITGFCHSKQAAMADYYRNIHLFFLKGKAGSELDNSLQQKELYKSLLWKNDFIRKLFIFFYKDYTASQEKLTPKFQLFFKATKEKYGDNIPQDLKDEFRVLSKPLMKYTNILSFNTRVIVLFIGLLINEPWIYFVFEITVLNILLIYMIMRHESFCKKLYQQLS; from the coding sequence ATGGAAAAAGAGAATAGAAAAAAAAATCTGGAGGCGTCATTGAAATCTCTGGACACAGAAGAATTTATCGATATTCACTTTTACCGTCCGATAGGTTATCGCTGGGCATTATTTTTTAATAAATTAGATATTACTCCTAATTCAGTTACAATTGCAAGTATCTTTCTTGGAGTAGCAGCGGGTGTTCTATTTTATTATAACGATATAACAATGACCCTATGTGGCATGTTCATGTTAATATGGGCAAATTCTTATGATAGCGCTGACGGACAGCTGGCTCGTCTCACCGGACAAAAGTCTGAATTAGGGCGTCTTCTTGATGGAACAAGCGGCGATTTCTGGTTTATCACAATTTATGCGAGCATCTGTCTACGTCTTTATCCGGAAGGATGGGGAATATGGATATGGATATTGGCTGCAATTACCGGATTCTGCCATAGTAAACAAGCCGCCATGGCCGATTATTACCGGAACATTCATCTCTTTTTCCTAAAAGGGAAAGCAGGAAGTGAGCTCGATAATTCCCTTCAACAAAAAGAATTATACAAATCACTGTTATGGAAGAATGATTTTATTAGAAAGCTCTTTATTTTTTTCTATAAAGACTACACTGCATCTCAGGAAAAGCTGACACCTAAATTTCAGTTATTCTTCAAAGCAACGAAAGAGAAATACGGAGACAATATTCCACAAGATTTAAAAGACGAGTTTCGTGTTCTAAGCAAACCGTTAATGAAATACACGAATATATTGTCATTCAATACACGTGTAATAGTATTATTTATTGGTCTTCTCATTAACGAACCGTGGATTTACTTTGTATTCGAAATAACAGTACTTAATATCCTACTTATATACATGATTATGCGTCACGAGTCATTTTGTAAGAAGTTATATCAGCAATTATCATAA
- a CDS encoding sugar phosphate nucleotidyltransferase — MKFAIISAGEGSRLAKEGIKQPKPLVPLNGIAMIDRLIDIFMKNDATSIAVIINNENTQTKEHLVELQKKYPLEVVIKSTPGSMHSFYELMPLLKGDKFCLTTVDTIFDEAEFTAYIENFKVSEDDGFMAVTDFVDDESPLYIAANDSLDITGYSDAKTPECNYISGGIYCLSPSCLDTLQHCMDNGMTRMRQYQRALVEEGKKLKAYPFRKILDVDHADDIAKAEAFLKEPFPIVGIDRGNRFSPNKAGSDALIFNKVKENLEKKGFRVRTYTERHFIDQPMFAPVVFSMARSGMALDILDILEEENALIINSPKSIRNTGRLEMTNQLISAKIPSPISMVLNTEKAVDEQETPDYPYWIKRGDGHAQVKEDVSFVQTEQEASSVLQSFATRGIKLAVVNEHLEGDLIKFYGVSDNNFFYWYYPSPTVNSKFGLEAINGEAKGYSFSEEKLKAYCKKASEKMGLSIFGGDCIISPTGEIRIIDFNDWPSFSPCSDQAAEAIASLIVNKMKDGKRE, encoded by the coding sequence ATGAAATTTGCTATAATCTCTGCCGGAGAAGGTTCCCGACTGGCAAAAGAAGGCATAAAACAGCCTAAGCCTCTGGTTCCTCTTAACGGCATAGCAATGATTGACCGTCTCATAGATATTTTTATGAAGAACGACGCTACTTCCATTGCTGTTATAATCAACAACGAAAATACGCAAACCAAAGAGCACTTGGTAGAACTGCAGAAAAAATACCCTCTCGAGGTGGTAATTAAAAGCACCCCCGGGTCTATGCACAGTTTTTATGAACTAATGCCATTGCTCAAAGGTGATAAATTTTGCCTTACCACAGTAGACACTATTTTTGATGAAGCAGAGTTCACTGCTTATATAGAAAATTTCAAAGTATCTGAAGATGATGGGTTTATGGCGGTAACAGATTTTGTGGATGATGAATCGCCTTTATATATTGCTGCAAACGATTCTCTTGATATAACTGGTTATTCTGATGCTAAAACTCCGGAATGCAATTACATCTCGGGAGGAATTTATTGCTTATCACCTTCTTGTTTGGACACCTTACAGCATTGTATGGATAATGGAATGACCAGAATGCGCCAGTATCAAAGGGCATTAGTGGAAGAAGGAAAAAAGTTGAAAGCTTATCCCTTTAGAAAAATATTGGACGTGGACCATGCAGATGATATTGCAAAAGCAGAAGCTTTTCTGAAAGAACCTTTTCCTATTGTAGGCATTGACCGGGGAAATAGATTTTCTCCAAACAAAGCAGGAAGTGATGCACTCATTTTCAACAAAGTGAAAGAAAATCTGGAGAAGAAAGGCTTTCGGGTGCGTACATACACAGAGAGACATTTTATAGATCAGCCTATGTTTGCGCCAGTTGTGTTTTCAATGGCACGAAGTGGTATGGCTCTAGATATTCTCGATATATTAGAAGAAGAAAATGCACTGATAATTAATTCTCCTAAAAGCATCCGAAATACAGGACGTTTAGAGATGACTAATCAATTAATTTCTGCTAAAATCCCTTCTCCTATTAGTATGGTCCTCAACACTGAGAAGGCAGTCGATGAGCAAGAAACTCCGGATTACCCATATTGGATTAAACGAGGAGACGGCCACGCACAAGTGAAAGAAGATGTTAGTTTTGTACAAACAGAACAAGAAGCATCTTCTGTACTACAGAGCTTTGCCACCAGAGGCATCAAACTTGCAGTGGTAAATGAACATTTGGAAGGAGACTTAATCAAGTTTTATGGTGTGTCCGATAATAATTTCTTTTATTGGTACTATCCCTCCCCTACTGTAAACAGCAAATTTGGTTTGGAAGCAATCAACGGAGAAGCAAAAGGCTACTCATTCTCAGAAGAAAAGCTGAAAGCATATTGCAAGAAAGCCTCTGAGAAAATGGGACTTTCTATTTTCGGCGGAGATTGTATCATCTCCCCTACCGGAGAAATTAGAATTATAGATTTCAATGACTGGCCTAGTTTTAGTCCATGCTCTGATCAGGCAGCAGAAGCTATTGCCTCATTAATTGTAAATAAAATGAAGGATGGAAAAAGAGAATAG
- the pdxA gene encoding 4-hydroxythreonine-4-phosphate dehydrogenase PdxA encodes MEDNNRIRIGITQGDINGVGYEVILKTFSDPVMLELCTPIIYGSPKVAAYHRKALDLPTNFSIINSAAEAPHNKLSVVNCTDDEIKVEFTKPTPEAGKAAYEALERAIEEYKSGLIDVIVTAPINKHTIQSKDFYFPGHTEYLEEKLGEGNKSLMILMKDDFRVALVTGHIPVADIAKSVTKEKIIEKLEIFNKSLKQDFKIDSPRIAVLALNPHAGDNGLIGKEEEEIIIPAIKEMTEKGIQCFGPYPADGFMGAGSFVHFDGVLAMYHDQGLAPFKSIAMDEGVNYTAGLPVIRTSPAHGTAYDIAGQGLASEDSFRQAVYVAIDVFRNRRFEKEIRVNPLRKQYYEKRDDSDKLKLDSIDDEI; translated from the coding sequence ATGGAAGATAACAATAGAATACGGATTGGTATTACCCAAGGGGATATCAACGGTGTGGGTTACGAAGTGATTTTAAAAACATTTTCTGACCCTGTAATGCTGGAACTTTGCACTCCAATTATTTACGGTTCACCTAAAGTAGCAGCTTACCACCGGAAAGCATTGGATTTACCTACAAACTTCAGTATCATCAATTCCGCAGCAGAAGCGCCACACAATAAACTGAGTGTAGTAAATTGCACTGACGATGAAATAAAAGTAGAATTTACCAAGCCAACGCCAGAAGCAGGAAAGGCCGCTTATGAAGCTTTGGAAAGAGCTATTGAAGAATATAAATCGGGATTGATTGACGTCATTGTCACTGCACCGATAAACAAACACACCATTCAGTCCAAAGATTTTTATTTCCCGGGACACACCGAATATCTGGAAGAAAAATTAGGCGAAGGCAATAAATCGCTAATGATTCTGATGAAAGATGATTTCCGTGTGGCTTTGGTTACCGGACACATTCCGGTAGCAGACATAGCAAAGTCCGTCACCAAGGAAAAGATTATAGAGAAACTGGAAATATTCAACAAATCCTTAAAACAGGATTTCAAAATAGATAGTCCACGCATCGCAGTACTGGCTCTTAATCCTCATGCCGGAGACAATGGGCTGATTGGTAAAGAGGAAGAAGAAATTATTATACCGGCCATAAAAGAGATGACAGAAAAAGGTATTCAATGTTTTGGGCCTTATCCTGCCGACGGATTTATGGGTGCAGGTAGCTTCGTTCATTTCGATGGAGTACTGGCCATGTATCATGATCAAGGACTGGCTCCATTTAAAAGTATAGCAATGGATGAAGGAGTAAATTATACTGCCGGTCTACCGGTAATCCGCACTTCACCGGCTCATGGCACAGCTTACGACATCGCCGGACAAGGATTGGCATCTGAAGATTCTTTCCGCCAAGCTGTTTATGTGGCAATAGATGTATTCCGCAACCGCCGTTTTGAAAAAGAAATACGCGTAAATCCACTTCGCAAACAATATTATGAGAAACGTGATGACAGCGACAAGCTGAAACTCGACTCAATTGATGATGAAATTTAA
- a CDS encoding LptE family protein, with translation MDWITKSKQVLALLSLLLLVNSCSISYKFNGASINYDKTKTITIADFPIKSGFYVYAPLATKFNDDLKDIFIRQTRLRLAPRSGDMNIEGEIIGYQQLNKSVKADGYASETELRITINVRFVNNADHSKDFEQQFTAFRNYDSTQMLTAVQDQLITEMTKEITEQIFNATVANW, from the coding sequence ATGGATTGGATAACTAAATCGAAACAAGTATTAGCTTTACTTTCACTGCTATTGCTAGTGAACTCATGCAGCATATCATACAAGTTTAATGGCGCTTCAATTAACTATGATAAGACGAAGACTATAACCATTGCTGATTTTCCTATTAAGTCCGGCTTCTATGTGTATGCTCCTTTGGCAACTAAGTTTAATGACGATTTGAAAGATATCTTCATACGCCAAACACGTCTTCGACTGGCTCCTCGCTCCGGCGACATGAACATAGAAGGAGAAATAATAGGCTACCAACAATTAAATAAATCTGTAAAGGCTGATGGTTATGCATCGGAAACAGAACTTCGTATTACTATCAATGTTCGCTTTGTGAACAATGCAGATCATTCAAAAGATTTTGAACAACAATTTACGGCATTCCGGAATTATGATTCTACTCAGATGCTTACAGCTGTACAAGATCAGTTAATTACTGAGATGACAAAAGAAATAACAGAACAGATATTTAACGCAACGGTAGCAAACTGGTAA
- a CDS encoding lysylphosphatidylglycerol synthase transmembrane domain-containing protein translates to MKNSYRNIFLLIGVIAIIIMLFTFDMKYDELLNNLKRAGFLFPIVVLLWVFIYLINALSWYMIIHDNEKNHVPFLKVYKFTITGFALNYATPFGFMGGEPYRVMELTPYVGVSKATSSVILYIMMHIFAHFCFWLSSIFLFILLYPVNLGTGIILTLAGTFCLFFIYLFSRGYKNGMAVKALRLCTKIPFLKKWAVRFAEEKKETLELIDSQIAELHKQRKKTFYASLCLEFTTRIIGCLEVFLILRILTPDVNFLECILIMAFTSLLSNLFFFLPMQLGVREGGFALATGGLALTGAFGIYTGLIIRIRELIWIGIGMMLMKVGNKNNSVSNKNNI, encoded by the coding sequence GTGAAAAACAGCTATCGTAACATATTCCTCTTAATCGGAGTCATAGCCATTATTATCATGCTCTTTACTTTTGATATGAAGTATGATGAACTTCTTAATAACTTAAAAAGAGCCGGATTTCTGTTTCCAATAGTTGTTCTTTTATGGGTGTTTATCTACCTGATAAATGCATTATCGTGGTATATGATTATTCACGACAACGAAAAAAATCATGTTCCTTTTCTAAAAGTATATAAGTTCACAATCACAGGATTTGCACTTAATTATGCCACCCCATTTGGCTTCATGGGTGGTGAGCCTTATCGTGTTATGGAACTAACGCCATATGTAGGAGTAAGCAAAGCCACATCCTCAGTTATCCTATATATAATGATGCATATTTTTGCGCATTTTTGTTTTTGGCTTTCCTCCATATTTCTTTTTATTTTATTATATCCCGTAAACTTGGGAACAGGAATAATATTGACCCTTGCAGGAACCTTTTGTCTGTTCTTTATATATTTATTCTCCAGAGGATATAAAAACGGAATGGCAGTAAAGGCGCTTCGCTTATGCACAAAAATACCTTTTTTGAAAAAATGGGCAGTCCGTTTTGCTGAAGAGAAAAAAGAAACTCTGGAACTAATTGATAGTCAAATTGCAGAATTGCACAAACAAAGAAAGAAAACCTTTTATGCCTCGTTATGTCTGGAATTTACGACCAGAATAATAGGATGCCTGGAAGTTTTTCTCATTCTGAGAATTCTCACACCAGATGTTAATTTCCTGGAATGTATTCTTATAATGGCCTTTACCAGTCTCTTATCCAATCTTTTTTTCTTCTTACCAATGCAACTTGGCGTAAGAGAAGGAGGATTTGCTCTTGCAACAGGTGGATTGGCCTTGACAGGAGCTTTTGGCATTTATACCGGACTGATAATCAGAATAAGAGAACTTATATGGATTGGTATAGGCATGATGCTTATGAAGGTGGGAAATAAAAACAATTCAGTCTCTAACAAAAATAATATATGA
- a CDS encoding HAD family hydrolase: MKQFTNIKGIIFDYGGTIDTNGKHWAEVIWTRYKELSIPVSKEDFKKAYIHGERTLALQPLIKPSHDFYDVLLIKAKIQIEYLIQQGFLTYSDQTNKYPEEIAKGCYDFAKGVVNNSLFVVKKLSIKYNLTLVSNFYGNINKVLENFGLLCSFKSVIESAVVGVRKPDPAIFTLGVRELGIEAYETVVIGDSFSKDIIPAKAAGCHTIWLKGEGWEENTDDSIPDAIITDLAQLLDIL, encoded by the coding sequence ATGAAACAATTTACAAATATAAAAGGAATTATATTCGATTACGGTGGCACAATTGACACAAATGGGAAGCATTGGGCCGAAGTAATATGGACAAGATACAAAGAATTAAGTATTCCTGTAAGCAAGGAAGATTTCAAAAAAGCATATATACATGGAGAACGAACATTAGCCTTACAGCCGCTAATTAAACCTTCTCATGATTTTTATGACGTGTTACTCATTAAAGCAAAAATACAGATTGAATATCTTATTCAACAAGGATTTTTAACATATTCTGATCAGACAAATAAGTACCCCGAAGAAATAGCAAAAGGCTGCTATGACTTTGCTAAAGGAGTGGTCAATAACTCTCTTTTTGTAGTCAAAAAGCTTTCTATTAAATATAATTTAACTCTTGTTTCAAACTTTTACGGAAACATAAACAAGGTACTGGAAAACTTTGGTTTACTTTGTAGTTTTAAGAGCGTGATTGAATCAGCAGTTGTGGGGGTGAGAAAGCCTGATCCGGCTATTTTTACTCTAGGGGTTCGTGAGCTTGGAATTGAAGCTTACGAAACAGTTGTTATTGGCGATTCTTTTTCAAAAGATATAATTCCGGCAAAAGCTGCAGGTTGTCATACCATTTGGTTAAAAGGAGAAGGATGGGAAGAAAATACAGACGATTCTATTCCAGATGCTATCATTACTGATTTAGCACAATTATTGGATATATTATAA
- the ribH gene encoding 6,7-dimethyl-8-ribityllumazine synthase, with protein sequence MATAYHNLSEYDFNSVPNAESMRFGIVVSEWNSKITGALLDGAVNTLMKHGAKKEQIIVRCVPGSFELTFGANQMIENCDVDAVIILGCVIKGETPHFDYVCMGVTQGATQLNVTGDIPVIYGLITTNTMEQAEDRSGGKLGNKGDECAITAIKMIDFIWSLNK encoded by the coding sequence ATGGCAACAGCTTATCACAATCTATCTGAGTACGATTTTAATTCAGTACCAAATGCAGAATCTATGAGATTCGGGATTGTTGTTTCCGAATGGAACAGCAAGATTACAGGCGCTCTTCTTGATGGAGCTGTAAATACATTAATGAAGCATGGAGCTAAAAAAGAACAGATAATAGTAAGATGTGTTCCTGGTAGCTTTGAACTAACTTTTGGTGCAAATCAAATGATAGAAAACTGCGATGTTGATGCAGTTATCATTTTAGGATGCGTAATTAAAGGTGAAACTCCACATTTTGATTATGTTTGTATGGGAGTAACTCAAGGTGCTACACAATTAAATGTAACAGGCGATATACCAGTTATTTACGGCCTGATTACTACCAATACAATGGAGCAGGCAGAAGATCGTAGTGGTGGTAAATTAGGTAATAAAGGCGATGAATGCGCAATTACAGCAATAAAAATGATCGATTTTATTTGGAGTTTAAATAAATAG